The following proteins are encoded in a genomic region of Pseudodesulfovibrio mercurii:
- a CDS encoding 4Fe-4S binding protein: MKALRAARMERCIGCHSCSLACARQVHKVLSWNKAGIRISSAGGLSTGFEARLCLACHPAPCAEACPTGSLSQRRDGGVIQKRNLCIRCGRCAEACPVDAIFLDHQVNPYVCIHCGQCVAYCPHDCLEMVDLPAREEEEGR; this comes from the coding sequence ATGAAAGCTCTCAGAGCGGCCCGCATGGAACGATGCATCGGCTGCCATTCCTGCTCGCTGGCCTGCGCCCGGCAGGTCCATAAGGTCCTTTCCTGGAACAAGGCGGGCATTCGCATCTCGTCGGCGGGCGGCCTGTCCACCGGCTTCGAGGCGCGGCTGTGCCTGGCCTGCCACCCGGCCCCCTGCGCCGAGGCCTGTCCCACGGGCTCCCTGTCCCAGCGCCGCGACGGCGGCGTGATCCAGAAGCGCAACCTGTGCATCCGCTGCGGCCGGTGCGCCGAGGCCTGCCCGGTGGACGCCATCTTCCTGGACCACCAGGTCAACCCCTACGTCTGCATCCACTGCGGCCAGTGCGTGGCCTACTGCCCCCACGACTGCCTGGAGATGGTCGATCTGCCGGCCAGGGAAGAGGAGGAAGGACGATGA
- a CDS encoding RyR domain-containing protein — translation MKILPCSFISKQLDRILAGSVFSQVRMLIVTYCVILLAGWLVAKSMNIDVLGTNSCDPFWWAFVHTMDPGFLGNEAGHSEWRLLSVALSLAGFLLLGGLFVSVLVNTYERRMRRARQGLARYTFKKDHGIILGWDRMGPATVHHLLSEGCREVVVLTMSEAEKVRNALTTFSAFDAKELRKKTRHVFIFHGSFDAVEELRNLRPWAARKVVILGDPQVRGSNSRNLQTAMRIAEMVSKASPGTPSGLLGCQVAISHLRTYDLLQEIDLSEEDRQFLDFRPFNFYEGWARKVWSRLPDARHPHPPYPPLLYSRRAPGANVVVAILGFGQMGQAMALQAARLANHANNQDAEIVVFDPDLGTRRTAFEMQHGLVDGRLPGVRFVFHEAAADAPEARELLTGLALDEKKILTVVICLSDPDQSMSTALGLPPEVLIGEIPILVRQEVTAGLSEFARRLQEQTAVSVTTREKDRQVEAPDTRWDNIRFFGSLDEYLLDDAQQERLARSIHQVYLNTLQANGWMDRNKPAQKPWERLSEKYRWSNRYQADAYLERLRSNGFSLAAAEADTDNATFTDEQIETMAEQEHNRWWVERVLAGWEKGPRDDLRLTHPDMIPFDELSEKTKEFDRDMQRTLPKLLKESCGLSITS, via the coding sequence ATGAAAATCTTGCCTTGCAGCTTCATTTCCAAACAGCTCGACAGGATCTTGGCCGGGTCCGTTTTCAGTCAAGTCCGGATGCTGATCGTTACCTATTGCGTCATCCTCCTGGCGGGATGGCTGGTTGCCAAGAGCATGAACATCGACGTTCTCGGAACGAATTCCTGTGATCCGTTCTGGTGGGCGTTCGTACACACGATGGATCCGGGCTTTTTGGGAAATGAGGCGGGACATTCCGAATGGCGTCTTCTCAGTGTGGCTTTATCCCTGGCCGGGTTCCTCCTTTTGGGGGGCCTGTTCGTCTCGGTGCTGGTGAACACGTATGAGCGCCGCATGCGCCGGGCTCGTCAAGGGCTTGCCCGGTATACCTTCAAGAAGGACCACGGCATCATCTTGGGGTGGGACCGCATGGGTCCCGCAACGGTGCATCACCTGCTTTCCGAGGGATGCCGGGAGGTGGTCGTCCTGACCATGAGCGAGGCCGAGAAGGTGCGCAACGCCCTCACGACCTTCTCCGCTTTTGATGCAAAGGAACTCCGAAAGAAAACCCGGCATGTCTTCATTTTCCACGGGTCCTTCGATGCCGTTGAAGAATTACGGAATCTCCGCCCCTGGGCCGCACGGAAGGTGGTCATCTTGGGCGATCCCCAGGTAAGGGGCAGCAACAGCCGCAACCTGCAAACGGCCATGCGCATAGCGGAGATGGTTTCCAAGGCATCTCCCGGCACCCCATCCGGCCTGCTCGGCTGCCAGGTGGCCATTTCCCATCTGCGGACATACGATCTGCTCCAGGAGATCGATCTGTCGGAGGAAGACCGCCAATTCCTGGATTTCCGCCCCTTCAATTTTTACGAAGGCTGGGCCCGCAAGGTCTGGAGCCGCCTGCCGGACGCCCGCCATCCGCATCCCCCCTACCCTCCGCTACTGTACAGTAGGCGCGCCCCGGGCGCGAACGTGGTGGTCGCGATCCTCGGATTCGGGCAGATGGGGCAGGCCATGGCCTTGCAGGCGGCGCGGCTGGCCAACCATGCCAACAACCAGGATGCCGAAATCGTGGTTTTTGATCCCGACCTCGGCACAAGGAGGACCGCTTTCGAGATGCAGCACGGCCTGGTGGATGGCCGCCTGCCCGGCGTGCGCTTCGTCTTTCACGAGGCCGCGGCGGATGCTCCCGAGGCCAGGGAATTGCTGACCGGGCTGGCCTTGGACGAAAAGAAAATACTCACCGTGGTCATCTGTCTCTCCGATCCCGACCAGTCCATGTCCACGGCCCTGGGATTGCCCCCCGAGGTGCTGATCGGCGAGATTCCGATATTGGTCCGGCAGGAAGTGACCGCCGGTCTTTCCGAATTCGCCCGGCGGCTTCAGGAGCAAACCGCCGTTTCGGTCACGACCAGGGAAAAGGACCGGCAGGTGGAGGCCCCGGACACCCGGTGGGACAATATCCGTTTCTTCGGCTCGCTGGACGAGTACCTTCTTGACGACGCCCAGCAGGAACGGTTGGCGCGGTCCATTCATCAGGTATATCTGAACACGTTGCAGGCCAACGGCTGGATGGATCGGAACAAACCCGCGCAAAAGCCCTGGGAACGGCTGAGCGAGAAATACCGCTGGTCGAACCGCTACCAGGCGGACGCCTATCTCGAGCGCCTGAGGAGCAACGGATTCAGCCTGGCCGCCGCCGAGGCGGATACGGACAACGCCACGTTCACCGACGAACAAATCGAGACCATGGCCGAACAGGAGCACAACCGCTGGTGGGTCGAACGCGTCCTGGCGGGCTGGGAAAAAGGACCGCGCGACGATTTGCGCCTGACGCACCCGGACATGATCCCCTTTGACGAGCTGAGTGAAAAGACAAAGGAATTCGACAGGGACATGCAACGGACCCTGCCGAAGTTGCTGAAGGAGTCTTGCGGGTTGTCCATTACTTCATGA
- a CDS encoding aldehyde ferredoxin oxidoreductase N-terminal domain-containing protein: protein MIRDFFRVMVVNLTTGKTSLKELPGRGEYLGGAGLAAYLFQEFGHIDRDWDDPEQPLIFAIGPLTGYFPLMSKTCCAFRSPYHNQYTESYAGGKSALSLRFADLDALVITGRAKRLTAVCVGSRLVDIRDVEYMRGFDAIQTGRVLRKIFPGSGRRSIMRIGPAGENLSAFACINVDTFRHFGRLGGGTVMGAKNLKAICVVGDRGFDLPEGKVYPKLYKHIFDQLTTTEMMAKYHGLGTAVNINPLNALKSLPWKNLQQTSSPEAENISGETFADDTLLRNAACAGCPVGCIHVGFVREQFQTNNQYLYRQVGYDYEPIFACGGMLEVTDAPQVLRILDVIEKEGLDCMSTGVALAWATEALEKGVLTEEQTLVPLKWGDAETYMQAVEHLGRPDNDFYRLLAQGTMKCAKTYGGEDFACVLGQEMAGYATGEVFFVAEGLGFRHSHLDSGGYAYDQKHDDKDVDKALNFLLTDGRERIVLNCMVGCLFSRGVYKEELLAEALESVGYGDLNGSVGDIGKRVQRMRWRLRLQMGYRPDEVVIPKRYTEITTWKGPVDPDYLDALRKAYAASILEMGADPEEAEKP from the coding sequence ATGATCAGGGACTTCTTCCGCGTCATGGTGGTCAACCTGACCACGGGCAAGACCAGCCTCAAGGAGCTCCCCGGCCGGGGCGAATACCTGGGCGGAGCCGGGCTGGCCGCGTATCTTTTCCAGGAGTTCGGCCACATCGACCGCGACTGGGACGATCCCGAGCAGCCCCTGATCTTCGCCATCGGGCCGCTGACCGGGTATTTCCCGCTCATGAGCAAGACCTGCTGCGCCTTCCGCTCGCCCTACCACAACCAGTACACCGAGAGCTACGCGGGCGGGAAATCCGCCCTGTCCCTGCGCTTCGCCGACCTGGACGCGCTGGTCATCACCGGCAGGGCCAAGCGGCTGACCGCGGTCTGCGTGGGCTCGCGCCTGGTGGACATCCGCGACGTGGAGTACATGCGCGGCTTCGACGCCATCCAGACCGGCCGCGTGCTGCGCAAGATATTTCCGGGCTCGGGCCGCCGCTCGATCATGCGCATCGGCCCGGCGGGCGAGAACCTGTCGGCCTTCGCCTGCATCAACGTGGACACCTTCCGCCACTTCGGACGGCTGGGCGGCGGCACGGTCATGGGGGCCAAGAACCTGAAGGCCATCTGCGTGGTCGGCGACCGGGGCTTCGACCTGCCCGAGGGCAAGGTCTACCCCAAGCTGTACAAGCACATCTTCGACCAGCTGACCACCACCGAGATGATGGCCAAGTACCACGGCCTGGGCACGGCGGTGAACATCAACCCGCTCAACGCGCTCAAGTCCCTGCCGTGGAAGAACCTGCAGCAGACCTCGAGCCCCGAGGCCGAGAACATCTCGGGCGAGACCTTCGCGGACGACACCCTGCTGCGCAACGCGGCCTGCGCGGGCTGCCCGGTGGGCTGCATCCACGTGGGCTTCGTGCGCGAGCAGTTCCAGACCAACAATCAGTACCTCTACCGCCAGGTGGGCTACGACTACGAGCCCATCTTCGCCTGCGGCGGCATGCTTGAGGTGACCGACGCGCCCCAGGTCCTGCGCATCCTCGACGTCATCGAGAAGGAGGGCCTGGACTGCATGTCCACGGGCGTGGCCCTGGCCTGGGCCACCGAGGCTTTGGAAAAGGGCGTGCTCACCGAGGAGCAGACCCTGGTCCCGCTCAAGTGGGGCGACGCCGAGACCTACATGCAGGCCGTGGAACACCTGGGCCGCCCGGACAACGACTTCTACCGCCTGCTGGCCCAGGGGACCATGAAGTGCGCCAAGACCTACGGCGGCGAGGACTTCGCCTGCGTGCTCGGCCAGGAGATGGCCGGCTACGCCACGGGCGAGGTCTTCTTCGTGGCCGAGGGGCTGGGCTTCCGCCACTCCCACCTGGATTCCGGCGGCTACGCCTACGACCAGAAGCACGACGACAAGGACGTGGACAAGGCCCTGAATTTCCTGCTCACGGACGGCCGCGAACGGATCGTGCTCAACTGCATGGTCGGCTGCCTGTTCTCGCGCGGGGTGTACAAGGAGGAGCTCCTGGCCGAGGCGTTGGAGTCCGTGGGCTACGGCGACCTGAACGGGTCCGTGGGCGACATCGGCAAGCGGGTCCAGCGCATGCGCTGGCGGCTGCGCCTTCAGATGGGCTACCGCCCGGACGAGGTCGTCATCCCCAAGCGGTACACCGAGATCACCACCTGGAAGGGCCCGGTGGACCCGGACTACCTGGACGCCCTGCGCAAAGCCTACGCGGCCAGCATCCTCGAAATGGGCGCGGACCCGGAGGAAGCGGAAAAGCCCTAG